A DNA window from Aureibaculum sp. 2308TA14-22 contains the following coding sequences:
- the typA gene encoding translational GTPase TypA, which produces MQSIRNIAIIAHVDHGKTTLVDKIIDQAKILDDRKERTDLLLDNNDLERERGITILSKNVSVTYKDVKINVIDTPGHADFGGEVERVLKMADGVLLLVDAFEGPMPQTRFVLGKALELGLTPIVVVNKVDKENCTPDIVHEKVFDLMFALDATEEQLDFATIYGSAKNGWMSTDWQQPTDNIIPLLDAVIESIPEAPNHQGAPQMQITSLDFSAFTGRIAIGRVFRGELEEAKDYMLCKADGVTKKVRIKELHVFEGMGKAKVSKVRSGDICAITGIEGFDIGDTIADVDNPEALPRIAVDQPTMSMLFTINNSPFFGKEGKFVTSRHLRDRLYKETEKNLALRVEDTDTEDKFNVFGRGILHLSVLIETMRREGYELQVGRPQVILKEIDGQKCEPYETMVVDVPESSASKVINLVTLRKGDLLVMEPKGDLQHLEFDIPSRGLIGLRNKLLTATAGEAIINHRLRGYDVYKGEFSDTLNGAIVSSEAGKATAYAIDRLQDRGKFFIDPNEEIYKGQVVGENSRQDDMGVNLIKGKKLSNVRSSGADDAAKIFPKVDFSLEECMEYIRDDEYLEITPKSLRMRKIVFKP; this is translated from the coding sequence ATGCAATCTATCAGAAATATAGCTATTATAGCACACGTCGATCATGGTAAAACTACTTTGGTCGATAAAATTATTGACCAAGCTAAAATATTAGACGATCGTAAAGAGCGTACCGATTTATTATTGGATAATAACGATTTGGAACGTGAACGTGGAATTACCATTTTATCTAAAAATGTATCGGTAACCTATAAAGATGTAAAAATTAATGTAATTGATACACCTGGCCACGCCGATTTTGGTGGAGAAGTGGAGCGTGTTTTAAAAATGGCTGATGGTGTATTGCTATTGGTAGATGCTTTTGAAGGGCCAATGCCGCAAACTCGTTTTGTACTGGGCAAAGCATTAGAACTAGGCCTAACACCAATAGTTGTAGTAAACAAAGTAGATAAGGAAAACTGTACGCCTGATATTGTACACGAAAAGGTGTTTGATTTAATGTTTGCCTTAGATGCAACTGAAGAACAATTGGATTTTGCAACGATATACGGTTCGGCAAAAAATGGTTGGATGAGTACCGATTGGCAGCAACCAACAGATAATATTATCCCTCTATTGGATGCCGTAATTGAATCAATTCCAGAAGCACCAAACCATCAGGGTGCACCTCAAATGCAAATTACTTCGTTAGATTTTTCTGCTTTTACAGGCAGAATTGCCATTGGGCGTGTATTTAGAGGTGAACTTGAAGAAGCAAAAGATTATATGTTGTGTAAAGCGGATGGTGTTACCAAAAAGGTGCGAATTAAAGAATTACACGTTTTTGAAGGGATGGGTAAAGCCAAAGTTTCAAAGGTACGTAGTGGAGATATTTGTGCCATTACTGGAATTGAAGGTTTTGATATTGGCGATACTATTGCTGATGTTGATAATCCTGAAGCATTGCCAAGAATTGCAGTAGATCAGCCTACAATGAGTATGTTATTTACTATTAACAATTCGCCATTTTTTGGTAAGGAAGGAAAATTTGTTACCTCTCGTCATTTGCGTGATCGATTATATAAAGAAACAGAAAAGAACTTGGCATTGCGTGTTGAAGATACAGATACTGAAGATAAATTTAATGTTTTTGGACGTGGTATTTTGCATTTATCGGTATTGATTGAAACCATGCGTAGAGAAGGGTATGAGTTACAAGTTGGTCGCCCACAAGTAATATTGAAAGAAATTGATGGTCAAAAATGTGAACCCTATGAAACTATGGTAGTTGACGTACCTGAATCCTCGGCGAGCAAAGTAATTAACTTGGTTACATTAAGAAAAGGAGATTTATTGGTTATGGAACCCAAGGGTGATTTACAGCATTTAGAATTTGATATCCCTTCAAGAGGATTGATTGGTTTGCGTAATAAATTATTAACAGCTACCGCTGGTGAGGCGATTATTAATCACCGTTTAAGAGGGTATGACGTTTATAAAGGTGAGTTTAGTGACACGTTAAACGGAGCCATTGTATCTTCAGAAGCTGGTAAAGCCACGGCTTATGCTATTGACCGATTACAAGATAGAGGTAAGTTTTTTATAGACCCTAACGAAGAGATTTACAAGGGACAGGTTGTTGGCGAAAATAGCCGACAAGATGATATGGGCGTGAACCTGATTAAAGGAAAAAAACTATCTAACGTTCGCAGTTCAGGAGCTGATGATGCGGCAAAGATATTTCCAAAAGTAGATTTTTCCTTAGAAGAATGTATGGAATATATCCGTGATGATGAGTATTTGGAAATTACGCCAAAGAGCTTACGTATGCGTAAGATTGTATTTAAACCTTAA
- a CDS encoding FKBP-type peptidyl-prolyl cis-trans isomerase, with product MKLNLNTIFCILLLGIALVSCKKDDDDIEPHDPVAQALIDDDLLVDYLQTHYYTPPAAGESFGVIDTILNGEESLFAQVETQSITHDDISYKLYYLILEQGANDFATRYDSVFVDYKGFTLDSVKFDENKNTWLNIGGSLTSQGPSSGVIQGWKYGFPHFKSGTNVSVPGEPITFENSGKGILFMPSGLAYGNSGSGSISPNESILFFINLNIVIRTDYDNDGVLNEYEDLNSDGEIVDDDTDGDFTPDFIDTDDDGDGILTKDESPDPNGDGNPADAEDSDNDGTPDYLDADS from the coding sequence ATGAAATTGAATTTGAATACCATTTTTTGCATTTTGTTACTAGGCATAGCCCTAGTTTCTTGTAAAAAAGATGACGATGATATAGAACCACACGACCCTGTAGCACAGGCGTTAATTGACGATGATTTGTTGGTAGATTATTTACAAACACATTACTACACACCCCCAGCTGCAGGTGAATCTTTTGGTGTAATTGATACTATTTTAAACGGAGAAGAATCTTTATTTGCCCAAGTAGAAACTCAGAGCATAACTCATGATGATATTAGTTATAAATTATATTACTTAATTTTAGAGCAGGGAGCTAATGATTTTGCAACACGATATGATTCTGTATTTGTAGATTATAAGGGGTTTACATTAGATAGCGTGAAGTTTGATGAAAATAAAAACACCTGGCTTAATATTGGAGGAAGTTTGACTTCTCAAGGTCCAAGTTCAGGCGTTATTCAGGGGTGGAAATATGGTTTTCCTCATTTTAAAAGTGGTACCAACGTTTCTGTGCCTGGAGAGCCTATTACCTTTGAAAATAGTGGTAAAGGTATTTTATTCATGCCTTCAGGTTTGGCTTATGGTAATAGTGGTAGCGGATCTATTTCCCCTAATGAATCTATATTATTTTTTATTAATTTGAATATTGTAATTAGGACTGATTATGATAATGATGGTGTTTTAAATGAGTATGAAGATTTGAATAGCGATGGGGAAATAGTTGATGATGATACTGACGGTGACTTTACCCCCGATTTTATAGATACTGATGACGATGGTGATGGTATATTAACTAAAGATGAAAGTCCTGACCCTAATGGAGATGGTAACCCTGCTGATGCAGAAGATTCAGATAACGATGGCACACCAGACTATTTAGATGCAGATAGTTAA